One segment of Paramormyrops kingsleyae isolate MSU_618 chromosome 8, PKINGS_0.4, whole genome shotgun sequence DNA contains the following:
- the LOC111839854 gene encoding troponin C, skeletal muscle has protein sequence MPTDAQEDARSFLSEEMIREFKAAFDMFDTDGGGDISTKELGTVMRMLGQNPTREELDAIIEEVDEDGSGTIDFEEFLVMMVQQLKEDQAGKSEEELSEFFRVFDKNADGFIDREEFGEILRTAGEPISEEEIDELMADGDKNNDGKIDFDEWLKMMENIQ, from the exons ATG CCAACTGACGCCCAAGAAGACGCCCGCTCTTTCCTGAGCGAGGAGATGATTAGAG AATTCAAGGCTGCctttgatatgtttgataccGACGGTGGCGGTGACATCAGCACCAAGGAGTTGGGCACTGTCATGAGGATGCTGGGTCAGAACCCCACCAGAGAGGAGTTGGATGCCATCATAGAGGAGGTCGATGAAGACG GCAGCGGCACCATTGACTTTGAGGAGTTCTTGGTCATGATGGTGCAGCAGCTAAAGGAGGACCAAGCTGGCAAGAGCGAGGAGGAGTTGTCAGAGTTCTTTCGTGTTTTTGACAA GAACGCAGACGGCTTCATTGACAGGGAGGAGTTCGGCGAGATCCTGCGCACTGCTGGGGAACCCATTTCAGAGGAGGAGATTGATGAACTCATGGCTGATGgtgacaaaaacaatgatggCAAGATCGACTTTGATG AATGGCTGAAAATGATGGAGAACATTCagtag
- the LOC111839855 gene encoding troponin C, skeletal muscle-like has protein sequence MSEAQQEARSYLSEEMIAEFKAAFDMFDTDGGGDISTKELGTVMRMLGQNPTREELDEIIEEVDEDGSGTIDFEEFLVMMVRQLKEDQAGKSEEELAECFRVLDKNGDGYIDREEFALIIRSSGESVTEDEIDDLLKEGDKNADGMLDFDEFLKMMENVQ, from the exons ATG AGCGAAGCGCAGCAGGAGGCGCGCTCATACTTGAGCGAGGAAATGATTGCCG AATTCAAGGCTGCctttgatatgtttgataccGACGGTGGCGGTGATATCAGCACCAAGGAGTTGGGCACTGTCATGAGGATGCTGGGTCAGAACCCCACCAGAGAGGAGTTGGATGAAATCATCGAGGAGGTCGATGAGGACG GCAGCGGTACCATTGACTTTGAGGAATTCTTAGTCATGATGGTAAGACAGCTAAAGGAGGACCAAGCTGGCAAGAGCGAAGAAGAGTTGGCGGAATGCTTCCGCGTGCTCGACAA GAACGGAGACGGATACATCGACAGGGAAGAGTTTGCTTTGATCATCCGCAGCAGCGGTGAGAGCGTTACGGAAGACGAGATCGATGACCTGCTGAAGGAAGGCGACAAGAACGCTGATGGCATGCTGGACTTCGACG AATTCCTCAAGATGATGGAAAACGTGCAGTAA